ATGCCGCCCGAGCAACGAAGCGCTCGCGAGCGGCGCGTCGTCGCTCGCCGGTTCGGCGGGGGGCGCGCTCGCGAGCCGTGCGTGTCGGTCTGGCTTCGGCGGCGAGGGTGGGCTCATCCGGCGCCTGCTGCGGCTGGGAGCGGCGCGGTCGCGTCGATCGCGCGCGGGCCCGAGTCGGGCGTCGCCGTGTCGGGCTGGCGTGGCCCCGTGTCGTCGAGGCCGCGGGGCTGGCGCGGGCCCGTGTCGTCGAGGCCGCGGGCGGGGGGAGCGACGGCGCTCAGGGGCTGCGGGCCCGTGACGTCGCGGTTGCGTGGGGGGCGCGCCGGCACGAGGCCGGCGAGCGCCGCGCGGGCGGCGGGCTCCAGCTGGTGCACCCCTGCTTCTCCGAGCTCCACGTCGGGCAAGGTCGCGGCGAGCTCCGTCGCCGCGTGGAGCTGGGCTCGCTCTCGCTCCGCCGCGTGGCGGCCCGCGCGGAGCAGGCGCTGCGCCGAAGACACGTTGCCGAAGAGCGCGATGACGCCGACCGCGAGGAGGACCGGCGCGAGCGCGTAGCGTCCGCAGAGCGGCGCGATCGTCGCGGCGACGAGGACGTAGGCGAGCCGGTGCGCGCGGCGGATCGGGACGCGGCCGCCGGGATCGTCGAGGTGGAGCTCGCGCTCGATCGACGACGCGTAGCTGACCATGAACGAGCCCACGATCGCGGCGAGGACGAGCGCGAGGTGGAGCGCGCTCGCCCGCACGTAGAGGCCGATGCCACCGAGGAAGAGCGCGTCG
This region of Labilithrix sp. genomic DNA includes:
- a CDS encoding CDP-alcohol phosphatidyltransferase family protein, which codes for MDITLDVACSVAVVALFAAALIAYRAAGRPSGAARVEREQGLVLVGRGPMHAVYRALVPLGRLLVHLGVSANAVTLFSLVAAIGAAGAFAGGHFGAGAAIACVAALADALDGLVARESGTSSPLGKVLDTTVDRYVDALFLGGIGLYVRASALHLALVLAAIVGSFMVSYASSIERELHLDDPGGRVPIRRAHRLAYVLVAATIAPLCGRYALAPVLLAVGVIALFGNVSSAQRLLRAGRHAAERERAQLHAATELAATLPDVELGEAGVHQLEPAARAALAGLVPARPPRNRDVTGPQPLSAVAPPARGLDDTGPRQPRGLDDTGPRQPDTATPDSGPRAIDATAPLPAAAGAG